The window ATgcaactcctcatcctcctctaCTTCATCATCCTCTACTTCAGACTCCCCTACTTCATCGTCCTCTACTTCAGACGCCTCTACTTCATCATCCTTTTCTTTATTAGGACAAAGAACCACATCTAAGGGCATAGGTTCTTCCACTTCATACATATTCTCCTCATCAACACCAACATGCTCATTTTCAGGTCTTGGGTTGCGAAGGTAAGTATCATCCTCATGTTCTATATTGCTGTTAGGTTCATCCCACTCGGTGATAGGCTCATATGGCTCTGAGGGATCGCAATATGCAATAATCATATGCAGCACCTTTGTCTCTGAGTGTTTTTCAAACATAATCATCAAATCTTGGTCAGATTTTACTTCTGGACAGTTTTTTAAGAGCATAGTCATAATATTGCACATGTGCAGCTTCCAAATAACGTGGCGGGTACTGCTCTACAATTGACTCGACCAAATCCTTATAATTTGTCAAGTCACAATCGATGACCTTCTCAAAACAAAAACATCGTATGTCCTTTCGAGCTTTCTTTGGATTGCCAAACAATTTAATTTTGAGCAAATAACTCGAATTTGGATCCATCCTGTGAATTAAAAAGACAACTTTAAACTTTGCTTTAAACCTATGCATGAGTATTGCTAGACAATCTGATCATCAACCGAAATTAAGAGAAAATATCTCTTCCTCAAATACACAGCTACACAAACTAGCACAATCATGATAATTGCTACTAGATGGACTGGCCCTTACCCATCTGGACACGCCCATGTTGCTGGCGGCAACTGAGTACCGCCCTGTCCTGAAGCTGCTGCCAAGAACGACCCAGCCGTGCCCTCGCCGGAGACCCCAGCCACTGTCGCGCCTTGGCCCGAGCCAGCTGTAGCCGAGTCTCCGGCCTGGCCCGATGCTGGCTCAACCCCACCGCAGCCCGAGGCTAGCCCGACGCCCTGGATTGACCTGACCTCAGCCCCGTCGGCGCCATCGGCAAGCCATGGCACGTCCGCAGCCGCGCCATGGCCATCGTTCGCAGCCGCGCCATGGCCGTCATCCGTGGCCTCGTCTCCATCCGCAGAACTGCCGCCATCCAtagccatccgccgccgccgccgccgctaagcctgggaggttcgccgccgccgccgcctctaggGTTGGGAAGAAAGGGGATGAGAAGAGTCGGGTCGGGAGAGAATAGAGAGACCGGTTTggtctctgtttttctttttcctcAAAGGGGTAATTTCATCCAACGAGAAAAGACTGACATCAGTCAATCCAGATCTTAACGACATATGCTAACGGACTTGACGGAAGTGTTAGAAAGGTAAAAAAATTACACTTGGTGTTATTTAGGAAAGAAATTTTTTTTGAGTGTTAAATAGGGAACCAATATTTAAAACAGTGTAATATAAGGAATTTTCTTGAAAGTTTGTGGTCTTATTCCGGCCAGGCTCCAAGAAACTCACGGTGCGTTCAGAAAATCTAAATGTACTacgttatggaacggagggagtattacgaaAAAGCGTTGCAGAGGCCGGTCTCCAGGTAGCTCCTAAGAGCAACTCTAGGGAGTATTACGAAAAAGCGTTGCAGAGGCCGGTCTCCAGGTAGctcctaagagcaactctagccgaCCCTGCATTTTGCCGACCTGCAAAATGTGTTTGCAGGTCGCACGGGGTGGTTATGTAGGCCGAAATTTGTGGTGGCAGACTAAAAACCGCAAATAAACCCCTAAATTTTAAAAAAAGTTGTTTCGCGTGAGAAATTTAAGCAACAGCTCGCCGGAGCTCGCTCGCATAGATGGTTCTTCTTCGCATATAAGTTCATACAAGCCACATACATACATAAAGGTTAGATATGGTAGACAGGGCCTACGCTACCGCACCACTGCGACAAAATTGAGCTCACCGGAGCTCCTGCGGTAGCTGCCCACCGGCGGCGATCAGTCGCAGTCGGAGGAGTCGGAGTCGAGGTCGACGAAGAGCTTCGCCCACTCCTCCTTCATCACACGCAGGTCGGCCTCCTTCGATGTGTGCGCCTGCGATGCCGTAAGGCCCGTCTCGAGGAAGAGCCGCTCGTACTCGAGCTCGCGCCGGATGCACTCTTCCATCTCCTCATGATCCCTCGCCGACCGCTCGAGGACGACGCGCTCGAGGAGCTCCTCCTGCCCCGGTGGGAGGTAGTCCTCGGGTTCGATGACGCCTCGGCACGGCGGCGCATCGGGCAcggcctcctctggctccctcttcaCCGGAACGAGCCGCGAGCTTGGTGCACCCGCGGATGAGCACCCCGCGGACCCATGGCCGGATGAGCTCCCCGCGGACTAGTTGtcggaggaggcgcggcggcgatGGGTGCGCTCGAGCTCGTGTCGGTCGAATGCCGGCGGCGGCCGGGCACCCTGGTTGAGCCACCGACGTGCCCCCCCCCCCACTTGCACGCGGCGTCAGATCtggcgcggcggcggtgctccACCTCATCCCCCGAGTCGGCCATGGTGGTTCAAGGCTCGTCAGCGGCGAGAAATCGAGTGGCGCGGTGGGGAATTGGAGGGGAACGCGGCGGCGGGAGGATAGGGTTTCGACCCGCATCTGTCCCGCAAACCCGCAGTTATAGTGGCTCGGGGGTTGCGTTTGCGGGCTGCGGCAAAAAAATTTACGGGCCGTACACCGATGCGGGCTCTGATCTGACCAGAAAAATGGGCCGAGCCCGTATAATCCCGGAATTATACGGGTTTGCGCCGGAtgcgggtctgctagagttgctctaatccACCCCGTCGAACAAGCATGGGGATGCGTGCGCCAACATGTATTGCAATTTGCAGCCTTGCCTGAAAGATAGTATATCACCGTATTTTAGAGTAGGCCCCATGTTGTACATTTAAGAAACAGGTGGGCTGGCGACAGGCACATGATACTGCTGCGCCttcatttttttttttttttgcagaacGTGTCACATCACATCATCACGTGTACTCCTATGTGTTTGTGTTTAATCTGTGCATACACTCGAGATGATGGATTAAGTCGAGTTTTGTTAAGGATGGGCAAAACGTCGTGATGATGGTGTGCTTTTAGCGTCTAAAAAATGCACAGTTATCTAATTATTTGCTAAAAAGGTAGCTAATTGTACACTAGTTTTAGGAGTAATTTTGTAGAAACAGAGAAATCCTGCGCCacaacatttttttaagaaaagagtCGCAGTTTTTGTTCAGAAAACAGTAGGTAATCACACACTAATTTGAGGATTAGTTTCATAGAAATAGAGAAATCCACAATGAACATGTGTTATTAGCACCCGATCGACTGCACAACTTCTCTTAGAGAAATTTCAAGGTGGTCCAAAGCAACATAGACCGTTTAATTTTAACTTCTCGAGGCTGATATAACTATCACTCCCTCCCTTCTTATTTACTTCGTATATTAGTTTTTTCTAAAGCCAAACTTTATAAACTTTCAACAAGTTTGTGAAAAACTATATTAACATATACGCCACCATATCAATACCATTGGATTCATGATTGATTTTTTTCAGCACCCTATCATTATGTCTAACAAACGAAATAAGAAGTTTGTTATGTTCTGTCCTATATGTCTATGCATGTTTTGATTTGTCGGTTTGGGACCTAAACAATAGAAAATCCATAGAATCTGTTTTTAGAAAACACCAAAAATGAATACTAGTCAACAAAATCATAGCAAAAAGCAGTCAAAATACCATCAGAATTTTTCTGTAACAAAGCTACCATATGTACCAGTGTTCTTGCACAATTTTTTTTTTGTTAGAGAAGAAAATGTATAATGGAGAAGGTTTTCTATATTCCTCACACAAGAGAAAGTCATACATGTTCCTAACATTGCATGTGTAAATTTATTTTGTTTACTGGCTCTCCCATAATAATACAAATACAGATACCGATGATGACGAATAATAATAATGTATTTTGTAGTGCGTGTATATTTTTTTATGATCACATGAATATGCATCATATTGTACAATACGAGAATTATTTGTCTTCATATGGTAGATACAACATATATGTACGGGGCTCGAATGTGAACTTTTATTATATTAAAAGTAGAAGTAGGAAACATTTTAAACATTCGTTTTTGAAAAGTAATTGCCATGTTACATTTTTTAGTGTGGTTAAACATATCCTTGATGAGACGATTCAAATAAAATATTTCTCTTGCCTCTTATGGGGTAAGAGGGAACCATCTTAAGAGAGCTCTTAAAAAAAAGAGGCACAGTTAGTTAATTATTTGCTAAATCAGTAGCAAATTACACACTAATTTGAGTATTAGTGTACGTAAAAAAAGATGCGCATACAGTACATACACAGAAAATTGCGAATAGAAAAGTGATACCTTTTGAAGCTGCATTTACGTTGGGCCGGTTCAACAATTATTGCAGCTGCAACTCTGCAGCCGTGGCAGGTTTATCATGTGCTATTTCGAAACCCGCACATGCCCTCATCCATTTAACCTGTGCGAGCAGGGCCTGACAATGTGCAACTCACATACGATTTGTACTGTTCACGCAGATGTATACTGACCCGTATACCTTGGAAACGCCTTACAAGAATCAATCACGAGGCCCATTCCCACGAAGGAGATACCGAGCTACCTGACGCTCAGCCTTCGCAACGCCGCTCTCGGGAGTATTAGTCTTTTTATTGTTCCTGCATTCGCAGTACCTATGAAacacatatatatgtatgtatgccaTGTGTCTAATCAACATCCAACACATAGATTAACACTGCAAGTACTACTGGCATGATAATAATCTGGATTAATTTATTTAAAAATTGCTAATTATTCCAACACTGGAATCATACGATGATTATAGGGTAAGCGTTACCCATCGGTAGTGGAGCTGCGCCATCGTATGATTAGAGAATCAAACTACATGGTTGGTTACAACGGCTGGATAACCAACAAGCAAAACAATCAAAATAAGTCAACCAAGATCAATCCTTATCTACAACCTGGCCGCCACGCTAAGTACAGAACACGTAGAGAGGATAACACCATGTTTATAACACACTAAAACTGAAACGGTCAATGGTCAAGATCAATCATTATCAAACGGCTCGTTTAACTTGCTGTGTTTTAATTTGTGGGGTGCCTTCATGTCTTGGGCCAGCTATAAAGGAAACTCACATACATGTAGCACAATGCCAAGTTTTGCCCACAACCAATAGACATTTCTCTCATCTGAGCGAGCGGCAGAGAGAGATGGCAGTGGCTGGCTGCGGGAGCAGGGAGGAGAGGTGGAGCCTGGCAGGCGCCACGGCGCTCGTCACCGGCGGCAGCAAAGGAATAGGGTATATTTATACACACAAGCTCTCGCTCATAGTTCTACGAATGCACTTAGTATTGTGTTTATATATGTATAGTGTATACGCGATCCGTCATCTCAATTTGTCCTCGACTAGACATGCCATCGTGGAGGAGCTCGCTGGGTTTGGGGCGAGGGTGCACACCTGCTCCCGGAACGCGGCGGAGCTGGAGGAGTGCCGCCGGCTGTGGGAGGAGAAGAACCTGCGGGTCACCGTCTCTGTCTGTGATGTCTCGGTGCGCGCCCAGAGGGAGAAGCTTATGGAGACGGTCCGACAAACTTTCGACGGCAAGCTCGACATACTAGTAAGTTGTGCTAACACCCAATACTCAGCTCTGATTGAGCATCAACCAAGTGAAGGATTTTATCAAGTGCTAGCTCTGTATATGTAATGCAGGTGAACAATGCAGGGCAATTTTGGTTCAAGCCCGCTGATGAATGTACGGCGGAGGACTTCTCGAATCTGATGACCACCAACTTGGAGGCGAGCTTCCATCTAAGTCAACTTGCACGCCCTCTTCTCATACACGCTTCTATTGCTGGAGGAGGTAGCATCATCAACATGTCCTCCATTGGAGGCTCAATTGCCTTCGTAGGCTCCACAATTTATGCGATCACAAAAGGTACTGCCTAAATATGCACTTCATTTTTTCCGAAAAGGGCATATGCACTTGACAGGCAACATATATACATAATATACTATTTGTACATCTAAGCTAGAAAAGTACTATATGTAATGGAATTTAAATGTTTACATGCTACTAGCTACAGTTCGATTGAATGGAATTTAAATGTTTACATGCTGCTAGCAACAATTCGATTGAATTAATATACTATCATCCAAATAAAATCGGTCCACCATTTCTATTAACGTTGAAAGTTTATTTCATACTCTCAATGGTTATCTTTCTCATCTATTATGTAGGCGCGCTGAACCAACTTACAAGGAATCTGGCCACCGAGTGGGCCCCTAACAAGATTCGTGTGAATGGTGTCGCCCCAGGATTTGTCACAACTGATATGATTAAAGACGTAAGCAATCGCCTAGCATACTTCCTTCTTGTTTAAATAAAAGCACACGCAATTTAAACCAGATTTGGTATGTATCTACAAGATAAATGAGTTCACTTCACATGGTGAGGGAAAAAGATTCCAACATTCCAATTCATGTATAAAATAGCTAGGTCTTAATTGATTGAAGCAAGCACTAGTGCATGTTCCACTATGATACGAGATAGAGAGACTCCTGGATTTATACTCAATCACTAGCTAGTTCATGGCCAAAATTTTGGGAGAGCATAGCCTCATCTGTTTTCCTGTTTCTTCATCCAAGAAATTAGCAACTTTGTTTTTGCATGCTACACTGCCAACAAGTTTTCATATATTTTTTAACTAAATATGGATAACAAGTGGTTGTTGTGGATTGATAGGTAGATTCAGAGTACATGAAGCAAGAGAACTCGAAGACCCCGTTGGGACGGAGTGGCAAGCCGGTGGAGATCGCCTCAGCAGTGTCATTTTTGTGTATGCCGGCAGCTTCTTACATCACCGGCCAAGTCATTTGCATTGATGGTGGTCGAACCATTAGTTCTTAGCCATCAATAGCTTCATCGCCACTAAATAATTTCATCATTACTTGGTTGAATAATTGTATGAGTGAACAAAAGTTAGCCTTGAGGTTTCAGGCTAATACCATAGATCTGAGTGACATTGGTATGTATCCTGGCAAGCAACACCCCATTTGTATAAACAATATTCATATTGTTGACACCGTGAATATGAAATTTATTCCTATTTGTCAGATTGATGTGCACTGGAGTCTGGAGCTGACTTTGAATCGGCACAATACGAAATATATATGTTCTTATTCGTCAGACTGATGTGGATTGGAGCTGACTTCGAATCAATACACACACACGAACTCTCGGTACATAGCTTAGTGGTCCTAACAAAGTGTTCGGTCGGTATCATTTCATCAGTTGATTTGACATATATGGGTGCTACTTCCAATCTGCCAAGCAAGTCAACCTCCTGCCCCACATCCCTATGGAACCACCTAGGTCAGTCACAAAAGGGCGCACACTCACCAGGCGGTTTCAGCAGGGCCGGTCCTGATATTTTCGGGGCCCGGGGCGAGACCAAAATCCGGGGCCCTTAATGTTGACATCATAACAATAAAAATTAATATGCATACGTATGAAATGTTACCAATAACATTTAAATGCATCCAAAATCAGTATATATATCAAATATTTATGCATATTATCTACAAATATCCTAATCCATCATGTGCTCAGGTCTGATTCCTGCTAATGGTAGACTTGAGGATCTTATAGTAGAAGCAAAAAAACTTTGTCAACATTTTTGGAATAAACTCCTACTAATGCTAGACTTGAAGATCTTACGGCAGAAGCAAAAAGCTTTGTCGACATCTTTTGAATAAACTACTCATTTTTATCGTGTTCCTCCCCACTGCTTAATTTCCTATGATAATGAGCATATGAAAAAATGTATTTTTGCAACGTCTAGATGGTATATGCCATTTTTTTGTCTCCTCTCTTAGACCCTTTCTCAACTAAGATGTCTGTTGTTTTTTATCAAGATTATCCCAATGTTTTTCATAAATACTAGTAGTATAAACTGGTTCTTCATGACTACCTGACCGTGCATGTACATCCAATGAATTACCTACGTACATGCTCAGAGCCACTTGCGTTAttatcattgttgttggtgttgacATTTTCTTCTCGCTGATCAAATTTTGAATTGCCATTAGTTGGTTGCCCTTCCTCTATGGCAACTATGCCAACTCTCTTAGAAAAAGAAATATGAATATTTTTGCACTGTGGTTGTACTAATTCATCCACagctttcttcctttttctttcatgCTACCAGATTGATACTTTCTTACGGATGACAGAATAAGACACAATGCTGAAAAtaaagaataaattgcatcaactgATAATTGTTGAACAATGCCGATGTGCCGGCTATTCATCTAGGAGACTAGGAACCTCAATATGAATAGAAGATATACCTCGGATGGTCGAATCATTGATGGACGGAGAGCAAAGCAGGGTTCCGATGGCCCCATGGAAGCACGAAACTGAAACCGGCGGTCGGTCTGAATCAGGGAGGAAAATCGATTTAGAAGAAAAGGGGAAAGGAGCGCCGAACTCGCAGTTGCGAAGAGATGAAGGGTCGACGTCGCCTGAGAAATTGGTAATCGCTGCGTGAAATACCTGCGTGATGGAATAGGAAGGGATCAATCAGTGTCAATCAGTTTCTTTTTTTAGACATGCACGTACTAACCTAAAGAAACGAATCGGAAAGGATCAATCGGTTTCTTTTTTTCCGACGTGCACGTACGAACGAACGAATCCATCGCTGGCTCCCTTGCTCGCTAGGAGTAGATGCGTACATTCCATTGTGTTGCGTGAGGCCCAGCCATCTATTCCACAGATTTTTTTGACCGAAAATATGTTGGGCCATAGCCTACATGACCTGGGGAGGGGCCCCTCGatcttgggggcccggggcggccgcccccctgcccccctTCAGGGCCGGCCCTGGGTTTCAGTCGGCTCTAGAGCTACACCAAAAAAAAAAAGAACAAATGCAGCATTTGTGATTCGATTGACCACAACACTGTAAGGTGCCCGGGGAAGTTGTTGTGATGGGCAACACAAGAGAAAAGACCCCCTGGTCTAGGTACTAGCTGAAAGCAACTTGTGAAGTGGTTTCAAAAAATGAGGTCCTGCTGATTGAAGCAACTTGTGAGCTGGTTTTGAGCAGATGATGGggcaatttcaagcaacttgacacTTGGAATTGCGCAAAAAACGTGTGGACTGATTTGGAGAAACTTGTTTTAATTTACATTTGTTTCTTTGCTTTAGATTCATAATTGGAGACATCTACCTCAATGAGAACAATGTGTGGTGAATGCATGAGACAATCTGGATGCCTACCGTTTGTGGTTTGTTCCCTCTTCACAACTTGTTAGCGGGGTTGGAACAATTCATTAGCGGGGTTGAGGCAAACTTGTGAATTGATGTGCACCAAATTTGTTTTAAAAAAGggttattttttgcatgttttaaatTAGAGGCAAGTCAAACAAAAACTTTATTGCATGCTGGCAATCTGGATGCTTTGCTCTGCATGCTGCAAGGAGGTATTGCACAGGAACGAAAAAGCAACTTCGATGCAGTTATTTCATTTcaattcacacacacacacacacacacacacacacacacacagtgtaATTCTTCGCTTGATCTACTGGGAAAAAAGTGTGTACCTGGTTCTCCTTCACTTCTTGACCCCCCTGGAATATGAAATTCATTCCTATTTGTCAGATTGATGTGCACTAGAGCTGACTTTGAATCGGTACAACACCAAATATGTTCTTATTCGTCAGACTGATGTGGACTGGAGCTGACTTCGAATCAGTACGCACACATGAACTCTCAGTACATAGCTTAGTGGTCCTAAACGAAGTGTTCGGTCGGTATCATTTTGTCAGTTGATTTGACATATATGGTTGTTTTGGGAAATTGAGACATGACAAAAGTGACCCTAAGTTCGGAAATCCAGATAATACAACATGATCTTAGTTGCAGCAGGGATGGATGGAACATTATTTTCCAGTTTTGGAGTAATAGTGAAGGTCAAGACACTAGCTAACAGATGTTGTAGATTTCTCAGTGATGTACTAGACTAGATTATGTAGTTATTAGCTCAAACTTAGCTAGTACCTTTTCTAGAAGGCTCAAtgtgtttttttttcctttcctcTGTTTTTTCTTCCTGTCTCTTCGGTTTTCGCTTactttttttctgtttgttttccctTTTTAGTTCCTATTCATTTCTAGATATACATTTTTCGATGTATGGAAAAAATACTAAAACACAGTGAACTTTTTCCAATATATGCTAAACACTTCtgtaatatacaatgaacattttttagTATACGGTGAACCTTTTCTATATATGGTGTACTTATTTTTTTAACATATAATGAATATTTATTAACACAAACTGAAAATTTTCTAAGTATATGAATAACCGGTTTTATATATGGTG is drawn from Triticum dicoccoides isolate Atlit2015 ecotype Zavitan chromosome 4A, WEW_v2.0, whole genome shotgun sequence and contains these coding sequences:
- the LOC119289380 gene encoding noroxomaritidine/norcraugsodine reductase-like, with product MAVAGCGSREERWSLAGATALVTGGSKGIGHAIVEELAGFGARVHTCSRNAAELEECRRLWEEKNLRVTVSVCDVSVRAQREKLMETVRQTFDGKLDILVNNAGQFWFKPADECTAEDFSNLMTTNLEASFHLSQLARPLLIHASIAGGGSIINMSSIGGSIAFVGSTIYAITKGALNQLTRNLATEWAPNKIRVNGVAPGFVTTDMIKDVDSEYMKQENSKTPLGRSGKPVEIASAVSFLCMPAASYITGQVICIDGGRTISS